One Mucilaginibacter ginkgonis genomic region harbors:
- a CDS encoding DUF1543 domain-containing protein, translated as MENLPQLKLFMVLLGSKAPERNVEQHDYFFGIAACLKDLVEDFKAFWPESGNSLHIDGWREVTYVDGHSVEIAPKSDTPITAGKRLFFINLGGYTSGKLEEQHYIMLTVQDDRIPAVKDALKTAFYKTNSVKGAHSHIDEKYGVDVDDVYRIEDILSPKFKQEFDIILRETEDGVEDIIHLGYFKMKQVEMGEC; from the coding sequence ATGGAAAATTTGCCACAGTTAAAACTATTTATGGTGCTGCTTGGATCAAAAGCGCCCGAGCGTAACGTAGAGCAGCATGATTATTTTTTTGGCATCGCCGCATGTCTGAAGGACCTGGTAGAAGATTTTAAGGCCTTCTGGCCCGAATCGGGCAACAGCTTGCATATTGACGGCTGGCGCGAGGTTACTTATGTTGACGGCCATTCTGTAGAAATTGCGCCCAAAAGCGACACACCTATTACGGCCGGAAAGCGCCTGTTTTTTATCAACCTGGGCGGCTATACTTCGGGCAAACTAGAAGAACAGCATTATATTATGCTTACCGTTCAGGATGACAGGATACCTGCTGTAAAAGATGCCTTGAAAACTGCTTTCTATAAAACAAATTCGGTTAAAGGGGCTCATTCACACATCGACGAAAAATATGGTGTAGACGTAGATGACGTTTACCGCATCGAAGACATTTTAAGTCCGAAGTTTAAACAAGAGTTTGACATCATCCTTCGCGAAACTGAAGATGGTGTCGAAGACATAATTCATCTTGGCTACTTTAAAATGAAGCAGGTAGAAATGGGCGAATGTTAG
- a CDS encoding FAD/NAD(P)-binding protein, with protein MPILETKKHIAILGGGPSGMFAYKRFVESGEKDLVITIFEKSDRLGAGMPYSLKGASDEHITNVSDNEIPEIVTSIQDWVKTAPKELLNRFNICPDNFNEYKVLPRLFFGEYLTAQFDLLKVMAEKAGIETNILMGNPVEDVIDLPLENKVRIVSNNKTADFDVVIISTGHNWPVKHEGKVSGYFESPYPPAKLDLKANCPIAIKGSSLTAVDAVRTLAHNNGNFVRENGKLRYIVDKESTGFKMVMHSRSGLLPAVRFHLADTHLQNDSLLSTEQIEEHIVNNNGFLSLDYIFEKDFKEPIKEKDAKFYKKIKDLRVEEFVNKMLDMRKGQEAFELLRAEYDEAAESIKKRKSIYWKEMLGVLSFAMNYPAKHLSAEDMQRLQKVLLPLISIVIAYMPQSSSEQFLALHDAGVLDIVAVGEDSRVRPRKKGGAVYQFKDAAGNKHADAYKLFVNCVGQPHLPYKKFPFKSLRKDRTVVPARLKFRDKKLGKAAMKADDRCVVKNKAGDYFLKVSGIAINDNFQVVNATGGGNPRVYLMAVPYMAGYNPDYSGLDFCEEASKRLVNTILNI; from the coding sequence ATGCCCATCCTTGAAACTAAAAAACATATAGCCATTCTGGGTGGCGGTCCCAGCGGTATGTTCGCTTACAAGCGATTTGTCGAATCGGGAGAGAAAGATTTGGTAATTACCATCTTTGAAAAAAGCGACCGCCTGGGCGCCGGTATGCCTTACAGCCTTAAGGGCGCCAGTGATGAGCACATCACCAACGTATCTGATAATGAGATTCCGGAAATTGTAACCTCTATACAAGATTGGGTTAAAACCGCGCCCAAAGAACTGCTTAACCGTTTTAATATTTGCCCGGATAATTTTAACGAGTACAAGGTACTGCCCCGCCTGTTTTTTGGCGAATACCTTACTGCGCAATTTGATTTGTTAAAAGTCATGGCCGAAAAAGCAGGTATAGAGACTAATATTTTAATGGGCAATCCGGTCGAAGATGTTATTGATCTGCCGTTAGAAAATAAGGTGCGCATTGTAAGCAACAATAAGACAGCCGATTTTGATGTCGTGATCATTAGCACGGGGCACAACTGGCCTGTGAAACACGAGGGAAAGGTTTCCGGATATTTCGAATCTCCTTATCCACCGGCTAAGCTTGACTTGAAAGCCAACTGCCCTATCGCCATTAAAGGATCATCCCTTACGGCAGTAGATGCCGTTCGCACGCTTGCTCATAATAATGGCAACTTTGTACGTGAGAATGGCAAATTGCGATACATAGTTGATAAGGAAAGTACAGGTTTTAAAATGGTCATGCATTCGCGAAGCGGCCTTTTGCCCGCGGTGCGTTTCCATCTGGCTGATACACATTTACAAAACGATTCTTTACTTAGTACTGAGCAGATAGAAGAGCACATCGTAAATAATAATGGCTTCCTATCGCTCGATTACATTTTCGAAAAAGATTTTAAGGAACCGATAAAAGAAAAAGACGCCAAGTTTTATAAAAAAATAAAAGACCTGCGCGTCGAAGAATTTGTAAACAAAATGCTGGATATGCGCAAAGGGCAAGAGGCTTTTGAACTTTTAAGAGCAGAGTATGATGAGGCTGCCGAATCTATTAAAAAACGAAAATCTATCTATTGGAAGGAAATGCTGGGTGTACTTAGTTTCGCCATGAATTATCCGGCAAAGCATCTATCCGCAGAAGATATGCAGCGTCTGCAAAAAGTATTGCTGCCATTAATTTCCATTGTTATCGCGTATATGCCGCAAAGCTCGTCCGAGCAGTTTTTGGCTTTACATGACGCGGGCGTATTAGACATTGTAGCAGTGGGTGAAGACAGCCGTGTAAGGCCCCGAAAGAAAGGTGGCGCTGTTTATCAATTTAAGGATGCGGCAGGTAACAAACATGCGGATGCCTATAAACTATTTGTCAATTGTGTTGGTCAGCCACATCTGCCTTACAAAAAGTTTCCGTTCAAAAGCTTGCGTAAAGATAGAACGGTTGTACCTGCAAGGTTAAAATTCCGGGATAAGAAATTGGGTAAAGCCGCTATGAAAGCAGATGATCGTTGTGTTGTTAAAAATAAAGCCGGCGATTATTTTTTAAAAGTAAGTGGTATTGCAATAAATGATAACTTTCAGGTGGTAAATGCTACAGGCGGCGGTAACCCGCGTGTATACCTAATGGCGGTTCCGTATATGGCCGGCTATAATCCCGACTATTCGGGACTTGATTTTTGTGAAGAAGCGTCTAAACGGTTGGTTAATACCATCCTGAATATTTAA
- a CDS encoding anhydro-N-acetylmuramic acid kinase — MNSNISRLYQIANKDNRTIIGLMSGTSFDGLDIALCHIKGSGKDTVVEVLNFITKDYDISFKEDLKSVFAKKTADLELVVLLNEFIGSYHADLILQCLDEWNVDPQDVDAIASHGQTIFHAPKRLHGQQKFGNGTLQIGDGDHIAVKTGIITLSDFRQKHIAAGGEGAPLALYGDYLMFSSKGENRVMLNIGGIANFTYLPADDSEGCFSTDVGPGNTLMDQFVQQQYPGNYYDKNGEIAAQGNVNEKLLSALLADPFFTQPVPKTTGPELFSLNYLQNAISVAGCERLSNVDVMATLAEFTAQGIIMPIEQISGVKDFQIYISGGGMYNPIVTGYIGSHFKQTLKSTADLGIHPDAKEAVLFAVLANETLAGGNTDFSASGAPSVSMGKISFPS; from the coding sequence TTGAACAGCAACATTTCGCGCCTTTACCAGATAGCCAATAAAGATAATAGGACCATCATCGGGCTCATGTCGGGCACTTCATTTGACGGGCTGGACATTGCGTTATGCCATATTAAAGGAAGCGGAAAAGACACGGTTGTAGAGGTACTTAATTTTATCACGAAAGACTACGACATCTCATTTAAGGAAGACCTGAAATCTGTATTTGCAAAAAAGACGGCAGATTTGGAACTTGTAGTGTTATTGAATGAGTTTATAGGTTCATACCACGCAGATTTAATTTTGCAGTGCCTGGACGAATGGAATGTTGACCCACAGGATGTTGACGCGATAGCGAGTCACGGGCAAACGATATTTCATGCGCCAAAACGTTTGCACGGGCAGCAAAAATTTGGCAACGGGACCTTACAAATTGGCGATGGCGATCATATAGCGGTTAAAACGGGAATAATCACGCTTAGCGATTTCCGTCAGAAACATATCGCCGCAGGCGGCGAAGGTGCACCACTGGCTTTGTATGGCGACTACCTGATGTTTTCCTCTAAGGGGGAAAACCGAGTTATGCTTAACATTGGCGGAATAGCCAATTTTACTTATTTGCCTGCCGATGATTCTGAGGGATGTTTTTCTACCGACGTAGGGCCCGGCAACACGCTGATGGACCAGTTTGTACAACAACAATATCCCGGCAACTATTATGATAAAAATGGCGAAATAGCTGCTCAAGGCAACGTGAACGAAAAATTGCTGTCAGCTTTATTAGCCGATCCATTCTTTACTCAGCCTGTACCTAAAACGACCGGGCCCGAACTGTTTAGCCTTAACTATTTACAAAACGCAATTTCAGTTGCAGGGTGTGAACGTTTAAGCAACGTTGACGTAATGGCGACGCTTGCCGAGTTCACCGCGCAAGGTATTATTATGCCGATTGAACAGATAAGCGGAGTCAAGGATTTTCAGATCTATATCAGCGGCGGTGGTATGTACAATCCTATTGTAACCGGCTATATAGGATCGCATTTTAAACAGACACTTAAATCGACTGCCGACTTGGGTATACACCCTGACGCAAAAGAAGCCGTACTGTTTGCTGTGCTGGCTAACGAAACTTTAGCCGGTGGTAATACAGATTTTTCTGCCAGCGGAGCGCCATCTGTAAGCATGGGAAAAATAAGTTTCCCATCTTAA